A part of Streptomyces sp. NBC_01235 genomic DNA contains:
- a CDS encoding inositol monophosphatase family protein, whose amino-acid sequence MSPNVPDFPNAPSNPLPDFTAECRTAVAAAEAAGALLRSRFPDGFAARPKGELGDVVTDLDLLAEGLVVDRIRADFPHDRILAEEAGDAAVGDGGARTWLVDPLDGSNNVVIGLPVYVVGIALCVDGAPVVGVVHDPVTGRTWSARHGGGAHGPSGRLTPAPRPPSPAGPLLAWTQGHSVRRDDPAVRALRHTLELRSRRLLQLWAPLLAWAMLARGDIDGFVGYRAEAIDLPAGALLAREAGVVLRHLDGRDFTGGFTGPDTERSFVAGRPEVLPALLDLVAESATGGDAKPRHPETAPS is encoded by the coding sequence ATGAGCCCGAACGTCCCGGACTTCCCGAACGCCCCGTCGAACCCTCTGCCTGACTTCACCGCGGAGTGCCGTACCGCGGTGGCGGCCGCCGAGGCGGCCGGGGCGCTGCTGCGGTCCCGGTTCCCCGACGGCTTCGCCGCCCGCCCCAAGGGCGAACTCGGCGATGTCGTCACCGACCTGGACCTGCTGGCCGAAGGGCTGGTGGTCGACCGGATCCGCGCGGACTTCCCGCACGACCGGATCCTGGCGGAGGAGGCGGGCGACGCGGCCGTCGGCGACGGCGGCGCCCGCACCTGGCTGGTGGACCCCCTCGACGGCAGCAACAACGTGGTGATCGGGCTGCCCGTCTACGTCGTGGGCATCGCCCTGTGCGTCGACGGGGCGCCGGTGGTCGGCGTGGTGCACGACCCGGTGACCGGCCGGACCTGGTCGGCCCGTCACGGCGGCGGCGCACACGGCCCGTCCGGACGTCTCACCCCCGCCCCCCGGCCGCCCTCGCCGGCGGGCCCCCTGCTCGCCTGGACCCAGGGGCACTCGGTGCGCCGCGACGACCCCGCGGTCCGCGCCCTGCGGCACACCCTGGAACTGCGCTCCCGTCGACTGCTCCAGCTGTGGGCGCCCCTGCTGGCCTGGGCGATGCTGGCCCGCGGGGACATCGACGGCTTCGTCGGCTACCGCGCGGAGGCCATCGACCTGCCGGCCGGCGCCCTGCTGGCCCGCGAGGCCGGAGTGGTCCTGCGCCACCTCGACGGCCGCGACTTCACCGGAGGCTTCACCGGCCCGGACACCGAACGCTCCTTCGTCGCGGGCCGCCCCGAGGTGCTGCCGGCCTTGCTGGACCTGGTGGCCGAGTCGGCCACCGGCGGTGACGCGAAGCCCAGACACCCGGAGACGGCCCCATCGTGA
- a CDS encoding RNA-guided endonuclease InsQ/TnpB family protein, protein MQLRYGFRLYPDTGQRTALAKAFGCARVVFNDAVRAREDARKAGAAFPTAGELSKRLITAAKQTPSRAWLGEVSSVVLQQSLRDAEAANKNFFASLKGERKGAKTGAPRFKSRKDKRQSIRFTANARWSVTDSGRLNLPKVGAVKVKWSRTLPAQPSSVTVIKDAAGRYFASFVIETDPAADATRMPDTGQTVGIDLGLTLPQTPSGGTPIAVLSDGTKIDSPRFLRRAEKKLKKAQRELSRKQKGSKNREKARLKVARAHATVTDARREFHHQLSTKLIRENQAIGVEDLAVKGLARTRLAKSVHDAGWAQFVHMLEYKAVRYGRTLVKIDRFTPTSQVCSACGFKDGPKPLHIRTWTCAACGVVHDRDHNAAKNVKTAAGLAVAACGAQVRPGLVLAQRDEAGSHGFSPEPRAA, encoded by the coding sequence ATGCAACTCCGGTACGGCTTCCGCCTGTACCCGGACACCGGCCAACGCACCGCGCTGGCCAAGGCGTTCGGGTGCGCCCGCGTCGTGTTCAACGACGCGGTCCGCGCCCGGGAGGACGCCCGCAAAGCGGGCGCAGCGTTCCCGACGGCCGGCGAGCTGTCCAAAAGGCTGATCACCGCCGCGAAGCAGACCCCTTCACGGGCCTGGCTGGGCGAGGTCTCCTCGGTGGTGCTCCAGCAGTCCCTGCGCGACGCCGAGGCCGCCAACAAGAACTTCTTCGCCTCCCTCAAGGGCGAGCGCAAGGGTGCGAAGACCGGTGCGCCCCGGTTCAAGTCCCGCAAGGACAAACGGCAGTCAATCCGCTTCACCGCCAATGCCCGCTGGTCGGTCACCGATTCCGGGAGGCTGAACCTTCCCAAGGTCGGCGCGGTAAAGGTGAAGTGGTCACGCACCCTGCCCGCACAGCCCTCCTCGGTCACCGTGATCAAGGACGCGGCCGGACGGTACTTCGCCTCCTTCGTCATCGAGACCGACCCGGCCGCCGATGCCACCCGCATGCCCGACACTGGCCAGACCGTCGGCATCGACCTGGGGCTCACCCTCCCCCAGACTCCGTCCGGGGGGACCCCCATCGCGGTCCTCTCCGACGGCACGAAGATCGACTCCCCGCGGTTCCTGCGCCGCGCGGAGAAGAAGCTGAAGAAGGCCCAGCGGGAGCTGTCCCGCAAACAGAAGGGCAGCAAGAATCGCGAGAAGGCGCGCCTGAAGGTCGCCCGCGCCCACGCGACGGTGACCGACGCGCGCCGGGAGTTCCACCACCAGCTCTCCACGAAGCTGATCCGCGAGAACCAAGCGATCGGTGTGGAGGACCTGGCGGTCAAGGGACTGGCGCGCACCAGGCTGGCCAAGAGTGTGCATGACGCGGGCTGGGCGCAGTTCGTGCACATGCTGGAGTACAAGGCGGTGAGATACGGGCGGACCCTGGTGAAGATCGACCGGTTCACACCGACCAGCCAGGTCTGCTCCGCGTGCGGGTTCAAGGACGGTCCCAAGCCCCTGCACATCCGGACCTGGACCTGTGCAGCCTGCGGTGTGGTCCATGACCGGGACCACAACGCCGCGAAGAACGTGAAAACGGCCGCCGGACTGGCGGTCGCCGCCTGTGGAGCGCAGGTCAGACCAGGACTCGTCCTGGCACAGCGCGACGAAGCAGGAAGCCACGGATTCTCTCCCGAACCCCGTGCCGCGTAG
- a CDS encoding SLC13 family permease: MSVFRRLHVLDRVAIGLLATGLVCVASGLLPPADAGDAMSRIAPLLAFLGTVIVLAELTSRAEVFDVVAARVARAGRGSYPLLFLLCVAFASVTTISLNLDTTAVLLTPVMLALATRVGIAVVPLAMTTVWLANTASLLLPVSNLTNLLAADRVALSPLGLAERMWAPQLAAIAVTMACLWGFFWRRGRRGGAEPADVPRAGPGAARVEDVGVKDVRVQDVRVQDVRGARADRYVPPPVHRPADPVLFRACALACGGFLLAILVADVELWIASATAAAVAVAAFALRGRSALRWSLVPWRLLVMVPGMFLVVETVNAHGLHDLLAAAVGQDGGVLGQFRAAAVGGGLSNVLNNLPVYLAGEAAVPVGNHDQLLALLVGTNAGPVITPWASLATLLWYERCLAYGVRVPVTRLMGTGAVLAVTAVAASVGALALTR; encoded by the coding sequence GTGTCTGTCTTCCGACGTCTGCATGTGCTGGACCGGGTGGCGATCGGCCTGCTCGCGACCGGACTGGTGTGCGTTGCCTCGGGGCTGCTGCCTCCCGCTGACGCGGGCGACGCGATGAGCCGGATCGCTCCGCTGCTGGCGTTCCTCGGCACGGTGATCGTGCTGGCCGAACTGACCAGCAGGGCCGAGGTGTTCGATGTGGTGGCGGCTCGCGTGGCACGGGCGGGCCGGGGCAGCTACCCGCTGCTGTTCCTGCTGTGCGTGGCCTTCGCGTCCGTCACGACGATCTCCCTGAACCTCGACACCACGGCCGTGCTCCTGACCCCCGTGATGCTGGCGCTGGCCACCAGGGTCGGCATCGCGGTGGTCCCGCTGGCGATGACGACCGTGTGGCTGGCCAACACCGCGAGCCTGCTCCTGCCGGTCTCCAACCTGACGAACCTGCTGGCCGCGGACCGCGTCGCGCTGTCCCCGCTGGGGCTGGCGGAACGCATGTGGGCGCCCCAACTGGCGGCGATCGCCGTGACGATGGCCTGTCTGTGGGGGTTCTTCTGGCGCCGGGGCCGCCGGGGCGGCGCCGAACCGGCCGACGTGCCGCGCGCCGGACCGGGGGCGGCGCGCGTCGAGGACGTCGGGGTGAAGGACGTCCGGGTACAGGACGTACGGGTGCAGGACGTACGGGGGGCGCGCGCCGATCGCTATGTCCCGCCTCCGGTGCACCGCCCCGCCGACCCCGTCCTCTTCCGTGCCTGCGCCCTCGCCTGCGGCGGGTTCCTGCTGGCGATCCTGGTCGCCGACGTGGAGCTGTGGATCGCGTCCGCGACGGCGGCGGCGGTCGCCGTCGCCGCCTTCGCGCTGCGCGGCCGGTCGGCGCTGCGCTGGTCCCTCGTCCCGTGGCGGCTGCTGGTGATGGTGCCGGGGATGTTCCTGGTGGTGGAGACGGTCAACGCGCACGGCCTGCACGACCTGCTGGCCGCCGCGGTCGGCCAGGACGGCGGCGTCCTGGGCCAGTTCCGCGCGGCGGCGGTCGGCGGCGGCCTGTCGAACGTCCTGAACAACCTGCCCGTCTACCTGGCCGGCGAGGCGGCCGTCCCGGTGGGCAACCACGACCAGCTCCTCGCTCTGCTGGTGGGCACCAACGCGGGCCCGGTGATCACCCCGTGGGCCTCCCTGGCGACCCTCCTGTGGTACGAGCGCTGCCTCGCGTACGGCGTACGGGTGCCCGTCACCCGGCTGATGGGAACGGGCGCGGTCCTGGCGGTCACGGCGGTGGCGGCGTCGGTGGGGGCGCTGGCGCTGACCCGTTGA
- a CDS encoding TIR domain-containing protein: MGDRQMTGDTGPLDFFVSYSPADERWASWIAWTLEEAGYRTVLQAWDFVPGTNFVDFMDRGVSESAAVIAVLSRNYERSRYGRMEWQAALRADPDAPERRLLTVRVEDIPVEGLLATITYVDLVPVTDPSAARDLLLTRVRQALDGRARPSLRPEYPGDGSPFPPAPAVPVAPASGRPLGRPGWAGRRRPAAPPAYPRLSGDAATREAVTVLHLAGPAFGRGQDPAELQAAIWGDLVELTDAGAPSPDLLVVTGDLTASGSPREFDQALAFLTGLRALLGLEPHRVALVPGGHDVNQAACRAYFSTCEADEMPPRAPYWPKWRHFARLFQELYQGLDAVFDSDQPWTLFPVPELHTVVAGLNSSMAYSHRLDDRYGFVGPEQAAWFAQALRPYEEEGWLRIGALRHAPGTARAGVPRGAGPDGSGPLRDTDVLARLTAPRLHLLLHGPSGPGAHAVLPTASGELPLLGAAGPARHQLLRIGRDGLAAWPGPGDPRRSAVEWRRAHRAFGPEDPVPARPDQITTPEPEPRAVQSPAEILLARVAEVCRTRHEGAQIRPVAGAVPQLLVTWTQSGFVRQQRVAVHTGTPTDQDVERVVALVHAADSETEAELVHDGPPPARELRDQARRRGVRVRSFTEFQGLLDLRAYVGAQSERLRTDPRYPPGMYLPQRYREIERLDAEDRDGLVDDMLRLLDSDQGRFLLLLGDFGHGKTFALRELARRIPAELPHLVPLLVELNTLDRAYSFEGLVAAHLAAHGVDNIDLRAFRYMLQQGRIVLLFDGFDELVTRVTYDRAAERLQVLLDSAVDSAKIVVSSRTQHFRSQGQVLTALGERVGLLPHRRVLAVQEFTPQQIRAYLVNRYDGDERAADRRVRLLDAIPDLLALCRNPRLLGFVADLDDDHLRAVAGAGRALSPAALYQEVLSAWLRFEQQRAGGGPGRAPGLSLDQLWHAVTALALRLWQSGQDSLRLDELTDVAETLTGLADSRLSVPQAAHAVGSGSLLVRSEDGVFRFIHGSVVEWLIARECAVRLAAGDTALLGGRQLSRLAVEFLCDLADHRACQEWAEQALDGADPGDAEAARANAVKILSRLRVPAHTDLRGAALGGEDLSYRDFSGVDLTRADLTDARLVGANLSGAVLRDARLTGARLDGADLTGADLRGADLRRARLIRTDLTGARVEGGRWRRAALIGATTGPGLQDTPELATAAFAPGMAVDFGFRPSAVGVPYGFDVRTSRLPEPISYSPDGELLAVGAEDGGVLVCDAVTGTALRTLQGHTDRVYAVKFRERVLATGSADGTVRLWDPVSGACRRVLGIHDSGVWPVVLDATGSLLATGDADGVVTVWDTATGAPLHRLPGHSAPVYTVAFTADNATLVTGDASAAVRLWDLATGRLLGALPGHRGAVFRARFSPDGTLLATGDMGDGRAGTVRVWDVAGRRVLHTFSGHAGRVYTLDFHPGGRFLVSGDTEGEVRLWDLAAGAGAGVLGGCRGAVYQVLFDPEGTLLAAGDSQGVVRLWRVAPEADPIAVPLTRQPAEHRGSVWVCKFRRHAEGAAGAAASGGSAGLAPETGSLLVTGGNDGVVRLWDPATGQGRRILRGHGRRIGTLSFSADSSLLAAGGNDGVVRLWHTPSGRRLRELAGRSDRLVSAVFSPGGPLLATASSDGDMYVWNAETGEYQREMDVETDHVWAEAFSPDGELLATANDDDTVCLWYRATGAHVVTIGEHLGRVRSIAFRPDGAVLATGCDDRKVRIWDLAERRVTAVLDGHTDRVYAVAFAADGSWLASASWDGRAVIWRDGVAVHRLTGHTGKVWTASAHPRRPLLATAGDDRTVRLWDAHTGRELAALTGHTGRVLAVAFSPDGALLASGGEDGTVRVWEVPADRPAALRATLVGLPGGWAALAPSGGYKYEGDVTGEFWHAVGMCRFEPGELDGHLPGVRNVPLEDPLE; the protein is encoded by the coding sequence ATGGGGGACCGTCAGATGACCGGTGACACCGGGCCGTTGGACTTCTTCGTCAGTTACTCGCCGGCCGACGAACGCTGGGCGTCCTGGATCGCCTGGACGCTGGAGGAAGCCGGCTACCGAACCGTGCTCCAGGCCTGGGACTTCGTGCCCGGCACCAACTTCGTGGACTTCATGGACCGGGGGGTGAGCGAGTCCGCGGCCGTCATCGCCGTGCTGTCACGCAACTACGAGCGTTCCCGGTACGGCCGGATGGAGTGGCAGGCCGCGCTGCGCGCCGACCCGGACGCGCCCGAGCGCCGGCTGCTGACGGTCCGGGTCGAGGACATCCCGGTCGAGGGGCTGCTCGCCACCATCACCTACGTCGACCTGGTGCCCGTCACCGATCCGTCCGCCGCCCGTGACCTGCTCCTCACCCGCGTCCGGCAGGCCCTCGACGGGCGGGCCCGGCCCAGCCTGCGGCCCGAGTACCCGGGCGACGGCTCGCCGTTCCCGCCCGCCCCCGCCGTGCCGGTCGCGCCCGCCTCCGGACGGCCGCTCGGGCGGCCCGGCTGGGCCGGGCGCCGCAGGCCCGCCGCGCCGCCGGCCTACCCTCGCCTCTCCGGGGACGCGGCGACGCGCGAGGCGGTCACCGTGCTGCACCTGGCCGGTCCCGCGTTCGGGCGGGGGCAGGATCCGGCCGAGTTGCAGGCGGCGATCTGGGGCGATCTCGTCGAGCTCACCGACGCCGGGGCGCCCTCGCCCGACCTGCTGGTCGTCACCGGCGACCTCACCGCCTCCGGCAGCCCCCGCGAGTTCGACCAGGCGCTCGCCTTCCTCACCGGACTGCGTGCGCTGCTCGGCCTCGAACCGCACCGGGTCGCCCTCGTCCCCGGCGGCCACGACGTCAACCAGGCCGCCTGCCGGGCCTACTTCAGCACCTGCGAGGCCGACGAGATGCCGCCCCGGGCGCCGTACTGGCCCAAGTGGCGGCACTTCGCCCGGCTCTTCCAGGAGCTCTACCAGGGGCTCGACGCCGTCTTCGACAGCGACCAGCCGTGGACCCTGTTCCCCGTGCCCGAACTGCACACCGTCGTCGCCGGGCTCAACTCCTCCATGGCCTACAGCCATCGGCTCGACGACCGGTACGGCTTCGTCGGACCCGAGCAGGCCGCCTGGTTCGCGCAGGCCCTCAGACCGTACGAGGAGGAGGGGTGGCTGCGGATCGGCGCGCTGCGGCACGCCCCCGGGACCGCCCGCGCCGGGGTGCCGCGCGGCGCAGGCCCGGACGGCTCGGGGCCGCTGCGCGACACCGACGTGCTGGCCCGGCTCACCGCGCCCAGGCTGCACCTGCTGCTGCACGGCCCGTCCGGCCCCGGCGCGCACGCCGTCCTGCCCACCGCCTCCGGCGAGCTGCCGCTGCTCGGCGCCGCCGGACCCGCCCGGCACCAGCTGCTGCGCATCGGCCGCGACGGACTCGCCGCCTGGCCGGGCCCCGGCGATCCGCGCCGCAGCGCGGTCGAGTGGCGCCGTGCGCACCGCGCGTTCGGCCCCGAGGACCCGGTTCCCGCCCGCCCGGATCAGATCACCACCCCCGAACCCGAGCCGCGTGCCGTGCAGTCCCCGGCCGAGATACTGCTGGCCCGCGTCGCGGAGGTCTGCCGGACCCGGCACGAGGGCGCGCAGATCCGCCCGGTGGCCGGAGCGGTCCCCCAGCTGCTGGTCACCTGGACCCAGTCGGGCTTCGTACGACAGCAGCGGGTCGCCGTGCACACCGGCACCCCCACCGACCAGGACGTCGAACGGGTGGTCGCCCTCGTGCACGCGGCCGACTCCGAGACCGAGGCCGAACTCGTCCACGACGGCCCGCCGCCCGCTCGTGAGCTGCGCGACCAGGCCCGCCGCAGAGGCGTCCGGGTGCGCAGCTTCACCGAGTTCCAGGGACTGCTCGACCTGCGGGCCTACGTCGGCGCCCAGAGCGAACGGCTGCGCACCGACCCCCGCTACCCCCCGGGCATGTACCTGCCCCAGCGCTACCGCGAGATCGAGCGCCTCGACGCCGAGGACCGCGACGGCCTGGTCGACGACATGCTCCGCCTCCTCGACTCCGACCAGGGTCGCTTCCTGCTCCTGCTCGGCGACTTCGGCCACGGCAAGACGTTCGCGCTGCGCGAGCTGGCCCGCCGCATCCCCGCGGAACTCCCGCACCTGGTCCCGCTGTTGGTGGAACTGAACACGCTGGACCGGGCCTACTCCTTCGAGGGCCTGGTCGCCGCGCACCTCGCCGCGCACGGCGTCGACAACATCGACCTGCGCGCCTTCCGCTACATGCTCCAGCAGGGCCGGATCGTGCTCCTCTTCGACGGCTTCGACGAACTCGTCACCCGGGTGACGTACGACCGCGCCGCCGAACGCCTCCAGGTGCTGCTGGACTCCGCCGTCGACAGCGCCAAGATCGTCGTCAGCAGCCGCACCCAGCACTTCCGCTCCCAGGGCCAGGTGCTGACCGCGCTCGGCGAACGCGTCGGCCTGCTCCCGCACCGCCGCGTCCTCGCGGTCCAGGAGTTCACCCCGCAGCAGATCCGCGCCTACCTGGTCAACCGCTACGACGGCGACGAACGCGCCGCCGACCGCCGGGTGCGCCTGCTCGACGCCATCCCCGACCTGCTCGCCCTGTGCCGCAACCCCCGCCTGCTGGGCTTCGTCGCCGACCTCGACGACGACCACCTGCGGGCCGTCGCCGGGGCGGGCCGCGCGCTCAGCCCCGCCGCCCTCTACCAGGAGGTGCTCAGCGCCTGGCTGCGCTTCGAGCAGCAGCGCGCCGGCGGCGGCCCCGGCCGCGCCCCCGGGCTCAGCCTGGACCAGTTGTGGCACGCGGTCACCGCGCTCGCCCTGCGGCTGTGGCAGAGCGGCCAGGACTCGCTGCGCCTCGACGAGCTGACGGACGTCGCCGAGACCCTGACCGGCCTCGCCGACAGCCGGCTGTCCGTCCCGCAGGCCGCGCACGCGGTCGGCTCCGGCAGCCTGCTGGTGCGCAGCGAGGACGGCGTGTTCCGGTTCATCCACGGTTCGGTGGTGGAGTGGCTCATCGCCCGCGAGTGCGCCGTGCGGCTGGCCGCCGGGGACACCGCGCTGCTGGGCGGGCGCCAGCTCAGCCGGCTCGCCGTGGAGTTCCTGTGCGACCTGGCCGACCACCGCGCCTGCCAGGAGTGGGCCGAACAGGCGCTGGACGGCGCGGACCCCGGGGACGCGGAGGCCGCCCGGGCCAACGCCGTGAAGATCCTCTCCCGGCTGCGGGTGCCCGCCCACACCGACCTGCGCGGCGCCGCGCTCGGCGGGGAGGACCTCTCCTACCGTGACTTCTCCGGCGTCGACCTCACCCGCGCCGACCTCACCGACGCCCGTCTCGTCGGCGCCAACCTCTCCGGCGCCGTCCTGCGCGACGCCCGGCTGACCGGCGCCCGGCTCGACGGCGCCGATCTCACCGGCGCCGACCTGCGCGGCGCCGACCTGCGGCGGGCCCGGCTGATCCGCACCGACCTGACAGGCGCCCGGGTCGAGGGCGGCCGCTGGCGGCGGGCCGCGCTCATCGGCGCGACCACCGGGCCCGGACTCCAGGACACCCCCGAACTGGCCACCGCCGCGTTCGCGCCCGGCATGGCCGTCGACTTCGGCTTCCGGCCCTCCGCGGTCGGCGTGCCGTACGGCTTCGACGTGCGCACCAGCCGGCTGCCCGAACCGATCTCCTACAGCCCGGACGGCGAACTCCTCGCCGTCGGCGCCGAGGACGGAGGGGTGCTGGTCTGCGACGCCGTCACCGGCACCGCCCTGCGTACCCTCCAGGGCCACACCGACCGCGTCTACGCCGTCAAGTTCCGCGAACGGGTGCTGGCCACCGGCAGCGCGGACGGCACCGTCCGGCTGTGGGACCCGGTGTCCGGCGCGTGCAGGCGGGTGCTGGGCATCCACGACAGCGGAGTCTGGCCGGTCGTCCTCGACGCCACGGGCTCCCTGCTGGCCACCGGCGACGCCGACGGCGTGGTCACCGTGTGGGACACGGCCACCGGCGCCCCGCTGCACCGGCTGCCCGGTCACTCCGCCCCCGTCTACACCGTCGCGTTCACGGCGGACAACGCCACCCTCGTCACCGGGGACGCCTCCGCCGCCGTCCGGCTGTGGGACCTCGCCACCGGGCGGCTGCTGGGGGCGCTGCCGGGGCACCGGGGGGCGGTGTTCCGGGCCCGGTTCAGCCCCGACGGCACGCTGCTGGCGACCGGTGACATGGGCGACGGACGGGCCGGGACCGTGCGGGTGTGGGACGTGGCCGGGCGGCGCGTGCTGCACACGTTCAGCGGGCATGCCGGGCGCGTCTACACGCTGGACTTCCACCCCGGGGGCCGGTTCCTGGTGAGCGGCGACACCGAGGGCGAGGTGCGGCTGTGGGACCTGGCCGCCGGGGCCGGCGCCGGGGTGCTCGGCGGCTGCCGCGGGGCCGTCTACCAGGTGCTGTTCGATCCCGAAGGGACCCTGCTGGCCGCCGGTGACAGCCAGGGCGTGGTCCGGCTGTGGCGCGTCGCCCCGGAGGCCGACCCGATCGCCGTGCCGCTCACCCGCCAGCCCGCGGAACACCGCGGCTCGGTCTGGGTGTGCAAGTTCCGCCGACACGCAGAGGGCGCCGCGGGGGCCGCGGCCTCCGGGGGCTCCGCGGGCCTCGCCCCGGAGACCGGCTCACTGCTGGTGACCGGCGGCAACGACGGCGTCGTCCGGCTCTGGGACCCGGCCACCGGCCAGGGACGGCGGATCCTGCGCGGACACGGCCGGCGGATCGGCACGCTCTCCTTCAGCGCCGACAGCTCGCTGCTGGCGGCCGGCGGCAACGACGGCGTAGTCCGCCTGTGGCACACCCCCTCGGGGCGGCGGCTGCGGGAACTGGCGGGCCGGAGCGACCGGCTGGTCTCGGCCGTGTTCAGCCCCGGCGGCCCGCTGCTGGCCACCGCGAGCAGCGACGGCGACATGTACGTGTGGAACGCCGAGACGGGCGAGTACCAGCGCGAGATGGACGTCGAGACGGACCATGTCTGGGCGGAGGCGTTCAGCCCGGACGGCGAACTGCTCGCCACCGCCAACGACGACGACACCGTGTGCCTGTGGTACCGGGCGACCGGCGCGCACGTCGTCACCATCGGCGAGCATCTCGGCCGGGTCCGCTCCATCGCCTTCCGGCCCGACGGCGCGGTCCTGGCGACGGGCTGCGACGACCGCAAGGTGCGCATCTGGGACCTGGCCGAGCGCCGCGTCACCGCCGTCCTCGACGGGCACACCGACCGGGTGTACGCCGTCGCGTTCGCGGCGGACGGCTCCTGGCTGGCCAGCGCCTCCTGGGACGGCCGGGCGGTGATCTGGCGGGACGGCGTGGCCGTGCACCGGCTCACCGGCCACACCGGCAAGGTGTGGACGGCCTCGGCCCATCCGCGCCGCCCGCTCCTGGCCACCGCGGGCGACGACCGTACCGTCCGCCTCTGGGACGCCCACACGGGCCGCGAACTCGCCGCCCTCACCGGCCACACCGGCCGCGTGCTGGCGGTCGCCTTCAGCCCCGACGGCGCACTGCTGGCGAGCGGCGGAGAGGACGGCACGGTCCGCGTGTGGGAGGTCCCCGCCGACCGCCCGGCCGCGCTCCGCGCCACCCTGGTCGGCCTGCCGGGTGGCTGGGCCGCGCTGGCGCCGTCCGGCGGCTACAAGTACGAGGGGGACGTCACCGGCGAGTTCTGGCACGCGGTGGGCATGTGCCGGTTCGAGCCGGGGGAGCTGGACGGGCATCTGCCGGGCGTGCGCAACGTACCGCTGGAGGACCCGCTGGAGTGA
- a CDS encoding serine hydrolase domain-containing protein, producing the protein MRVRRRTTVLAASLVLALTAAGPLAAPAFATPASAAVQHTNNLDTQALAAALTGLPDADATAALVRVGGTDGTWRGSAGVHDLASGTPADPDARFRAGSTTKVVTAAAVLRLVAEGRIDLDTPIQHYLPGLLGKQFRPVTVRQLLNHTSGIPAGDGLGNTFEEVYAHRFDTLTPQRVAASAGAKKPEFCPGKKQHYLNINYTFLGLLIEKVTGRSYASEATRLVLAPAGMRDTYFPGTDPRILGPHNHGYQVVEKADGTTEFLDVTEWNQADRFAAGDMISTTADLERLLTALFRGRIVPEPQLKEMFTVPAGIEGAVYSAGLTRLDAPDGKVYWGKSGGRYGYNALIVGTRDLSRTLVYSVDSTDAKSEDDNPVINRIIMAALK; encoded by the coding sequence ATGCGCGTCCGCCGCCGTACCACCGTCCTCGCCGCCTCCCTCGTCCTCGCCCTCACGGCGGCCGGACCGCTGGCCGCCCCGGCCTTCGCCACGCCCGCGTCAGCCGCCGTACAGCACACGAACAACCTCGACACCCAGGCCCTCGCCGCCGCGCTCACCGGGCTCCCGGACGCCGACGCGACCGCCGCGCTCGTCCGGGTCGGCGGCACCGACGGCACCTGGCGCGGCAGCGCGGGCGTGCACGATCTGGCGAGCGGCACGCCGGCCGACCCCGACGCCCGCTTCCGGGCCGGTTCGACGACGAAGGTGGTGACGGCGGCGGCCGTGCTGCGGCTGGTGGCCGAGGGACGGATCGACCTCGACACCCCGATCCAGCACTACCTGCCCGGCTTGCTCGGCAAGCAGTTCCGGCCGGTCACCGTACGGCAGTTACTCAACCACACCAGCGGCATCCCGGCGGGCGACGGCCTCGGGAACACCTTCGAGGAGGTGTACGCGCACCGCTTCGACACACTGACCCCGCAGCGGGTCGCCGCGTCGGCGGGCGCGAAGAAGCCGGAGTTCTGCCCGGGGAAGAAGCAGCACTACCTCAACATCAACTACACGTTCCTCGGCCTGCTGATCGAGAAGGTGACCGGACGGTCGTACGCGTCCGAGGCCACCCGCCTGGTCCTGGCGCCGGCCGGCATGCGGGACACCTACTTCCCCGGCACCGACCCGCGCATCCTCGGCCCGCACAACCACGGCTACCAGGTGGTGGAGAAGGCCGACGGGACGACGGAGTTCCTTGACGTCACCGAGTGGAACCAGGCGGACCGGTTCGCGGCCGGGGACATGATCTCCACGACCGCCGATCTGGAGCGGCTGCTCACCGCCCTCTTCCGGGGCCGGATCGTGCCGGAGCCGCAGCTGAAGGAGATGTTCACGGTCCCGGCGGGCATCGAGGGCGCGGTCTACAGCGCCGGCCTCACACGCCTCGACGCCCCTGACGGGAAGGTCTACTGGGGCAAGTCCGGCGGCCGGTACGGCTACAACGCGCTGATCGTCGGGACCAGGGACCTCAGCCGCACCCTCGTCTACTCGGTCGACTCCACGGACGCGAAGAGCGAGGACGACAACCCGGTGATCAACCGCATCATCATGGCCGCGCTCAAGTAG